A single Actinomycetota bacterium DNA region contains:
- the trxA gene encoding thioredoxin, translating into MVTDVTDATFEQDVVLRSTQVPVVVDLWAAWCGPCRTLGPVLEKVVAETNGQVELAKVDVDASPQVAAAFGVQSIPAVYALKDGKVVDSFIGALPEAQVREFVARLAPPESETDLLAAKGDEASYRQALELDPSHERSVIGLAELLVARGDSEEALALLARVPESPATRRVAALARVGPDGGRPADVEARLDSLLDRVKGDDDARQEFVDVLELLGPDDPRTPRYRRALASRLY; encoded by the coding sequence ATGGTTACCGATGTCACCGACGCCACCTTCGAGCAGGACGTGGTCCTGCGCTCCACCCAGGTCCCGGTCGTGGTCGACCTGTGGGCCGCCTGGTGCGGGCCGTGCCGCACGCTCGGGCCGGTGCTCGAGAAGGTGGTGGCCGAGACCAACGGTCAGGTCGAGCTGGCCAAGGTCGACGTCGACGCCAGCCCCCAGGTGGCGGCCGCCTTCGGGGTGCAGTCCATCCCCGCGGTCTACGCCCTCAAGGACGGCAAGGTCGTCGACTCGTTCATCGGGGCGCTGCCCGAAGCCCAGGTCCGGGAGTTCGTGGCCCGCCTGGCCCCGCCCGAGAGCGAGACCGACCTCCTGGCCGCCAAGGGCGACGAGGCCTCATACCGGCAGGCGCTGGAGCTCGACCCGTCCCACGAACGTTCGGTGATCGGGCTGGCCGAGTTGCTCGTGGCCCGCGGTGACAGCGAGGAGGCCCTGGCCCTGCTGGCCCGGGTGCCGGAGTCGCCGGCCACCCGCCGGGTCGCGGCCCTGGCGCGCGTCGGGCCCGACGGCGGCCGGCCGGCCGACGTGGAGGCCCGCCTCGACAGCCTGCTGGACCGGGTCAAGGGCGACGACGACGCCCGCCAGGAGTTCGTCGACGTTCTCGAACTGCTCGGCCCCGACGACCCCCGCACCCCCCGCTACCGCCGGGCGCTGGCCTCGCGGCTGTACTGA
- a CDS encoding PAC2 family protein: MTPGSGSDLYQLSAGHPPVESPVLVMAPDGWIDAGLGGSGALGALVEGMETALVATFDNDALLDHRARRPVARIVDGVYQDVLWPEIELRAGKDAEGNDVLLLVGPEPDHSWRRFAEAVGELSQVLGVRMLVGMGAFPAPVPHTRPGALVATATSAELAAQVGVVKGSLDVPAGIVVALQRRFADLDIPAVALWAKVPHYAAAMPYPEASVLLLDGLASVAGVKVDASGLREAAAAARERLEELIENSTEHRALVRQLEAQADAEAAREAEGGEGPSWGDLPGADELAAEVERFLREQSP; this comes from the coding sequence ATGACTCCCGGCTCGGGCTCAGACCTCTACCAGCTCTCGGCCGGGCATCCTCCGGTCGAATCCCCCGTCCTGGTCATGGCGCCGGACGGCTGGATCGACGCCGGGCTGGGCGGGAGCGGCGCCCTCGGCGCGCTCGTCGAGGGCATGGAGACGGCCCTGGTGGCCACGTTCGACAACGATGCCCTGCTCGACCATCGCGCCCGCCGTCCGGTCGCTCGGATCGTCGACGGGGTCTACCAGGACGTGCTGTGGCCCGAGATCGAGCTAAGGGCGGGCAAGGACGCCGAGGGCAACGACGTCCTGCTCCTGGTCGGCCCTGAGCCCGACCACTCGTGGCGCCGGTTCGCGGAGGCCGTGGGGGAGCTGAGCCAGGTCCTGGGGGTGCGCATGCTGGTGGGGATGGGTGCTTTCCCCGCCCCCGTGCCCCACACCCGGCCGGGCGCCCTCGTGGCGACGGCCACGTCCGCCGAGCTGGCCGCCCAGGTGGGGGTGGTCAAGGGCAGCCTCGACGTACCCGCGGGGATCGTGGTGGCGCTCCAGCGCCGCTTCGCCGACCTCGACATCCCGGCCGTGGCCCTGTGGGCCAAGGTGCCCCACTACGCGGCGGCCATGCCCTACCCGGAGGCCAGTGTCCTGCTGCTGGACGGCCTGGCCAGTGTCGCCGGGGTCAAGGTCGACGCCAGCGGGCTGCGGGAGGCGGCGGCCGCCGCCCGTGAGCGGCTGGAGGAGCTCATCGAGAACAGCACCGAGCACCGGGCCCTCGTCCGCCAGCTCGAGGCCCAGGCCGACGCCGAGGCCGCCCGGGAAGCCGAAGGGGGGGAAGGCCCCTCGTGGGGGGACCTGCCGGGGGCCGACGAGCTGGCCGCCGAGGTCGAACGCTTCCTGCG
- a CDS encoding ComEA family DNA-binding protein — MEPPSETPATPPSWLGPWAQRVPPWAWWPAAALAGAVAVVFVVSVLRSPSGPAPRLTLPQAGATEGALPPGASPATDPAGGPLAGPGAGGGTVGGGAVGGGAGGGAVGEGPGEGPLATVHAAGAVASPGVYALPAGARVADLLAAAGGPLSEADLDRLNLAARVADGDRVYVPRRGEGEPPSTEVGGLAGAGGGPPTTAGLVDLNTATAAQLDTLPGVGPATANAIITYRTRHGPFRSVTELLEVPGIGPAKLESLRPLVKV; from the coding sequence GTGGAGCCGCCGTCCGAGACCCCCGCCACCCCGCCGAGCTGGCTCGGCCCCTGGGCCCAACGTGTGCCCCCGTGGGCCTGGTGGCCGGCGGCTGCACTGGCCGGGGCGGTGGCCGTCGTGTTCGTGGTGAGCGTCCTGCGCTCGCCGTCAGGGCCCGCCCCCCGCCTGACCCTGCCTCAGGCGGGCGCCACCGAAGGCGCCCTTCCGCCTGGTGCCTCCCCCGCCACTGACCCTGCGGGCGGTCCCTTGGCCGGCCCCGGGGCCGGCGGCGGAACGGTCGGCGGCGGAGCGGTCGGCGGCGGAGCGGGGGGCGGGGCGGTCGGCGAGGGCCCGGGTGAGGGTCCCTTGGCCACGGTGCACGCCGCCGGAGCGGTGGCCAGTCCTGGCGTCTATGCCCTGCCCGCGGGCGCCCGGGTCGCCGACCTGCTGGCCGCGGCCGGCGGTCCATTGTCCGAGGCCGACCTCGACCGCCTCAACCTGGCCGCACGAGTGGCCGACGGCGACCGGGTCTACGTCCCCCGGCGGGGCGAGGGCGAGCCCCCGAGCACGGAGGTCGGCGGGCTAGCAGGGGCCGGGGGCGGGCCACCGACCACGGCCGGGCTGGTCGACCTCAACACGGCCACGGCCGCCCAGCTCGACACCCTCCCAGGTGTCGGGCCGGCCACGGCCAACGCCATCATCACCTACCGCACCCGTCACGGGCCCTTCCGGTCCGTCACCGAGTTGCTCGAGGTCCCGGGTATCGGCCCCGCCAAGCTCGAGTCCCTCCGCCCCTTGGTGAAGGTCTGA